Proteins found in one Aethina tumida isolate Nest 87 chromosome 1, icAetTumi1.1, whole genome shotgun sequence genomic segment:
- the LOC109596951 gene encoding protein snakeskin, which translates to MSVLVVLYKKTSLPITMVLITIGILVLGIVKVVINLIVLIMYRVGNQTKQDNFLGVGGSWNLYDEKYPDAEILASGVLVGYMIYTIVSVINTLLADEEFKTSFTDILMKVVGVFLWFAVAGTAIHYWKSYSNDNKALEGNEKQIGLAMGSLCVINGVVYFGDAALSILFFFNTKMGSTA; encoded by the exons ATGAGCGTTCTCGTTGtgctttataaaaaaactagcCTTCCAATAACCATGGTTTTAATCACGATAGGAATTCTTGTGCTGGGCATAGTCAAAGTG GTGATAAATCTAATTGTATTGATAATGTATAGAGTGGGTAATCAAACAAAACAGGACAACTTTTTGGGCGTTGGTGGTTCTTGGAACCTATATGATGAAAAGTACCCAGATGCCGAGATCTTAGCTTCCGGAGTACTTGTTGGATACATGATATACACCATCGTGTCAGTTATTAACACCCTATTAGCTGACGAAGAATTTAAAAC TTCTTTTACGGATATTTTGATGAAGGTTGTCGGAGTGTTTTTGTGGTTCGCCGTTGCTGGTACTGCAATTCACTATTGGAAGAGCTACAGTAACGATAACAAAGCTCTAGAAGGAAATGAGAAACAG ATTGGCCTGGCGATGGGTTCTCTGTGTGTTATAAATGGAGTGGTCTACTTCGGTGATGCTGCCCTTTCCATcttgttcttttttaatacaaaaatgggAAGTACGGCTTAA
- the LOC109596950 gene encoding protein snakeskin has product MTSPLTVGTLFIRLFSGVINLIVLILYRVGFQGEFLGVGGTWNLNEAKNPDAEIVASGIFVGYFIYTIISLIAFCFSVGDHKTTYTDVLMNLIGVFMWVAIGATALHYWNGYMAEHKYVSMNSERMIGLTLGALCLINGASYLINTAVGGIFIARYKSQQ; this is encoded by the exons atgaCGAGTCCATTAACAGTTGGTACCTTGTTTATAAGGCTGTTCAGTGGG GTGATCAATCTGATTGTTTTGATTTTGTACAGAGTCGGATTCCAAGGAGAATTTTTGGGAGTGGGAGGAACGTGGAATTTGAACGAAGCTAAAAATCCGGATGCAGAAATTGTTGCTTCCGGTATTTTCGTTGGCTACTTCATTTATACGATTATCAGTTTGATAGCTTTCTGTTTCTCTGTTGGAGATCACAAAAC AACATACACTGATGTTTTAATGAACCTGATCGGCGTATTTATGTGGGTGGCAATCGGTGCAACAGCTCTACATTATTGGAACGGTTACATGGCAGAACACAAATATGTATCCATGAATTCAGAAAGAATG ATTGGTTTGACACTTGGGGCATTGTGTCTCATCAATGGAGCCTCGTATCTTATAAACACCGCAGTTGGAGGCATATTCATTGCGAGATACAAGTCCCAGCAATAA
- the LOC109596948 gene encoding uncharacterized protein LOC109596948 has product MMSGELEKDGDQKEEEVKVLPKKTLTERFKEQWQVVIKILELIICAICMGFIYDPAKTTGLGQTHMDHVGVMYTAYTGFMLINTILLISRCLKDRIPYKTATMFSVSGSCIFIITGILLLVGRAQLFRHYFYHPQMYLLTMMTTSIIFAFVNAAVFAVDAVFTFRRQEDF; this is encoded by the exons ATGATGAGCGGCGAGTTGGAGAAGGACGGGGATCAGAAGGAGGAGGAGGTCAAAGTGTTGCCCAAGAAGACGCTCACGGAACGATTTAAGGAACAATGGCAGGTTGTCATCAAGATATTGGAGTTG ATAATCTGTGCAATATGTATGGGTTTTATTTATGATCCAGCAAAAACAACGGGTTTGGGACAGACTCACATGGACCACGTTGGAGTAATGTATACAGCCTACACAGGTTTCATGTTAATCAACACGATCTTGTTGATCAGCAGATGCCTGAAGGACAGAATCCCTTACAAGACAGCCACCATGTTTTCCGTATCCGGGtcctgtatatttataataacggGCATATTGTTGCTGGTAGGCAGAGCGCAATTGTTCAGGCATTACTTCTATCATCCTCAAATGTATTTGCTGACGATGATGACGACCAGTATTATTTTTGCATTTGTTAACGCTGCCGTTTTCGCTGTCGACGCTGTTTTTACTTTCAGAAGGCAGGAGGATTTTTGA
- the LOC109596913 gene encoding uncharacterized protein LOC109596913 isoform X1: MCSQTFMRIVQTILVTGCLSAALAMFFIIGFSITVVLVVCTSVIFLLVLFSDLILRCRSCFIGEHVWGYFACGAFLEFMTCACLAFASLNLNEAYVEEHKDHFDKEDTDNGHHHHYNLFVVILSLGIFCLATAICFFYDIFALLLKMWVVCRYRVDCLCDNSSRATYSVGSPGVCSNRSVNRIYPQHPPLKPCQPPQLCTAFDSKNRKEQSIPAVCSRPDSSKTKVSISK, translated from the exons ATGTGTTCTCAGACCTTTATGAGAATAGTACAAACT atCCTCGTGACAGGGTGCTTAAGCGCTGCCCTAGCAATGTTCTTCATAATCGGTTTTTCGATCACCGTCGTCCTGGTGGTCTGCACAAGCGTCATCTTTCTGCTCGTGCTTTTTTCGGACCTGATACTGCGATGTCGTTCTTGCTTCATTGGCGAGCACGTTTGGGGCTATTTTGCCTGCGGTGCCTTCTTGGAGTTCATGACTTGTGCATGTTTGGCGTTCGCCAGTTTAAACTTAAACGAGGCGTACGTCGAGGAACACAAAGATCACTTCGACAAGGAAGACACAGATAACGGCCATCATCACCATTACAATCTGTTTGTTGTCATTTTAAGCCTCGGCATCTTCTGTTTGGCCACCGCCATTTGTTTCTTTTACGATATATTTGC GTTACTACTCAAAATGTGGGTGGTTTGTCGATACAGAGTTGATTGTCTTTGCGATA ATTCTTCGAGAGCAACATATAGTGTTGGTTCACC aggCGTTTGTAGTAACAGATCTGTGAACAGAATTTATCCGCAACATCCACCACT gaAACCTTGTCAACCACCCCAACTTTGTACAGCTTTCGActcaaa GAATAGAAAAGAACAATCGATTCCAGCGGTGTGTTCGAGACCAGACAGTTCAAAAACGAAAGTTTC AATATCTAAATGA
- the LOC109596913 gene encoding uncharacterized protein LOC109596913 isoform X2, producing the protein MCSQTFMRIVQTILVTGCLSAALAMFFIIGFSITVVLVVCTSVIFLLVLFSDLILRCRSCFIGEHVWGYFACGAFLEFMTCACLAFASLNLNEAYVEEHKDHFDKEDTDNGHHHHYNLFVVILSLGIFCLATAICFFYDIFALLLKMWVVCRYRVDCLCDNSSRATYSVGSPGVCSNRSVNRIYPQHPPLKPCQPPQLCTAFDSKNRKEQSIPAVCSRPDSSKTKVS; encoded by the exons ATGTGTTCTCAGACCTTTATGAGAATAGTACAAACT atCCTCGTGACAGGGTGCTTAAGCGCTGCCCTAGCAATGTTCTTCATAATCGGTTTTTCGATCACCGTCGTCCTGGTGGTCTGCACAAGCGTCATCTTTCTGCTCGTGCTTTTTTCGGACCTGATACTGCGATGTCGTTCTTGCTTCATTGGCGAGCACGTTTGGGGCTATTTTGCCTGCGGTGCCTTCTTGGAGTTCATGACTTGTGCATGTTTGGCGTTCGCCAGTTTAAACTTAAACGAGGCGTACGTCGAGGAACACAAAGATCACTTCGACAAGGAAGACACAGATAACGGCCATCATCACCATTACAATCTGTTTGTTGTCATTTTAAGCCTCGGCATCTTCTGTTTGGCCACCGCCATTTGTTTCTTTTACGATATATTTGC GTTACTACTCAAAATGTGGGTGGTTTGTCGATACAGAGTTGATTGTCTTTGCGATA ATTCTTCGAGAGCAACATATAGTGTTGGTTCACC aggCGTTTGTAGTAACAGATCTGTGAACAGAATTTATCCGCAACATCCACCACT gaAACCTTGTCAACCACCCCAACTTTGTACAGCTTTCGActcaaa GAATAGAAAAGAACAATCGATTCCAGCGGTGTGTTCGAGACCAGACAGTTCAAAAACGAAAGTTTCGTAA
- the LOC109596922 gene encoding DNA ligase 1-like, translating into MSIYNTRTVYCQCDEVDEPKADSKICDCKSKEDSKENETGKGKICECNPQKKVICKSPKTEVQPSETYIPPPTPLTYAAPPPPPPPIQKPPEHKEMKDCCSCEASAKQKEKEREDREMAEKDKKERMKYEKEQRQRMLKEQHRREKRERQDRERLAKEQRQREKRERKEKEKREKELKKARRCTYYALNPTFSRIACGQSQACNPCGSSFPPCGSPTVMSCVPTNPCQNMSRACLAREILSPFQKELCAAAPTDVCMNREVPSNFQRQPCLPPP; encoded by the exons atgtcGATTTATAA TACAAGAACTGTTTATTGCCAATGCGATGA GGTCGACGAACCAAAAGCTGATTCAAAGATATGCGA ttgtaaATCAAAGGAAGATAG TAAGGAAAACGAAACAGGAAAGGGGAAAATTTGTGAATGCAATCCACAGAAAAAAGTCATTTGTAAATCGCCGAAAActga AGTACAACCAAGTGAAACGTACATCCCTCCACCAACACCACTGACATACGCCGC ACCACCACCGCCTCCTCCACCAATTCA GAAGCCACCGGAACATAAAGAAATGAAAGA TTGTTGCAGCTGCGAAGCCAGCGCCAA acaaaaagaaaaagaaagagAAGACCGCGAAATGGCGgaaaaagataaaaaggaacgaatgaaatatgaaaaagaacAAAGACAAAGGATGCTAAAAGAGCAACACAGACGAGAGAAGAGAGAGAGACAAGATAGAGAAAGATTGGCCAAGGAGCAAAG aCAGAGAGAAAAAAGAGAAAGGAAAGAAAAGGAGAAACGGGAGAAGGAATTGAAAAAGGCGCGGAGGTGCACGTATTATGC tctAAACCCGACTTTTAGTAGAATAGCTTGTGG TCAGTCTCAAGCTTGCAATCCTTGTGG ATCTAGTTTTCCTCCTTGTGG ttctcCAACAGTCATGTCTTGTGT ACCTACGAATCCGTGCCAGAACATGTCTAGGGCGTGTCTCGC TAGGGAAATTTTGTCACCCTTTCA aaagGAATTATGTGCAGCAGCTCC gaCAGATGTCTGTATGAA